In Desulfomonile tiedjei DSM 6799, a genomic segment contains:
- the cobT gene encoding nicotinate-nucleotide--dimethylbenzimidazole phosphoribosyltransferase, which yields MNLVEQTIAGIEPADTYFRNRAKERLDMLTMPHWALGRLMDLAMDLAGMTGSMNPKFDNRVIVTMAGDHGVTAEGVSKYPAEVTVQMVHNFLRGGAGINALARTVKADVVVVDMGVAGEIEGVEGHLNFVSRRIRPGTDNMGVGPAMTREEAILAVRAGIEIAHELSFSYSLFGTGDMGIGNTTPSSAIVAAFTGQPPEKVTGRGTGIEDDQFLHKVEVIKKILKVNNPDPRDPWDVLSKIGGFEIGGIAGLILGAASRRKPVLIDGFISTAGALIAASICPASRDYMIAAHRSVEQGHIIALDHLGAKPLLNLDMRLGEGTGAALAMTLVDAAVRILTEVATFEEASVSQANV from the coding sequence ATGAATTTGGTCGAACAGACAATCGCCGGGATAGAACCGGCTGACACATATTTTCGCAATAGAGCCAAGGAAAGGCTGGACATGCTCACCATGCCGCACTGGGCATTGGGCAGACTCATGGACCTAGCCATGGATCTTGCCGGGATGACCGGATCGATGAACCCGAAATTCGATAACCGGGTCATTGTGACCATGGCGGGGGATCATGGCGTTACAGCGGAGGGCGTGAGCAAATACCCTGCAGAAGTTACGGTTCAGATGGTTCACAACTTTCTGCGCGGCGGAGCCGGAATCAACGCGCTTGCCAGGACTGTAAAAGCAGATGTAGTCGTGGTGGACATGGGCGTGGCCGGAGAAATTGAAGGAGTCGAAGGCCATCTGAATTTTGTCTCAAGGCGCATCCGGCCGGGCACGGACAATATGGGTGTTGGGCCCGCAATGACGCGTGAGGAAGCAATACTGGCGGTAAGAGCGGGGATCGAGATAGCTCATGAGTTGAGCTTTTCCTACAGTCTTTTCGGCACCGGAGACATGGGTATCGGAAACACAACCCCCAGTAGCGCTATTGTAGCCGCTTTCACGGGCCAACCGCCTGAGAAAGTAACGGGTCGCGGCACAGGAATCGAAGACGATCAATTTCTTCACAAAGTCGAAGTGATAAAGAAGATTCTCAAGGTCAACAACCCCGACCCCCGCGATCCCTGGGATGTACTCTCAAAAATAGGCGGATTTGAGATCGGTGGAATCGCAGGACTCATTCTCGGGGCTGCATCCAGGCGCAAACCAGTCCTTATCGACGGATTTATCTCCACAGCCGGAGCGTTGATAGCAGCGAGCATCTGTCCCGCGTCGCGCGATTACATGATAGCGGCACATCGCAGTGTCGAGCAGGGGCATATCATAGCTCTCGATCATCTCGGAGCAAAGCCCCTTCTCAATTTGGATATGCGGCTGGGTGAAGGAACCGGTGCGGCTCTCGCCATGACGCTTGTAGACGCAGCGGTCCGCATTCTCACTGAAGTGGCGACATTTGAGGAAGCATCGGTATCCCAGGCAAACGTATGA
- a CDS encoding cobyric acid synthase — MTSRKHGGNLLALSRESGIPQDSIIDFSANINPLGFPEWLRGLASSVLGSIVHYPDPTCSDLIAAAADRYEISPENIVAGNGSTEILHLIPHAVGARRAVIAVPTYSDYEEAARAAGLDVVKLVLKESEDFRLDWKHLQSMIHGGEIVFLCSPNNPTGLLLDPEKLRTFVKENPSTFFVVDEAFGDFVEGFRSLTHDLPPNVAVLLSLTKIYAIPGIRLGLAALESGLAEAIRRIQPTWSVNTFALAIGQAALLDREYREKSRSFVTDCRQALYSELASIPGLHVYPGTANFLLIRLDTNLDSAELGRKLLKQGIAIRDCSNFDGLDSRFFRVAVRTPEQNEKLVAALGQIMGPGQNVKSRIRKKPALMFQGTSSNAGKSVLTAALCRILLQDGFRVAPFKSQNMSLNSFVTRAGGEMGRAQVVQAQACRLDPDVRMNPILLKPNTDTGSQVIVNGKPVGNMDVMEYVRYKPIAFEKAKEAYDSLADEFDVIVLEGAGSPAEVNLKHHDIVNMQMARYAEAPVILVGDIDRGGVFASFVGTMEVLSEWERAQVAGFLVNRFRGDPGLLQDALDYTYKHTGRETFGIVPYFHNLGLPEEDSVTFKSISRVGPANVHDSVEIAVIDLPHISNFTDFDAFHLEPDVKVTIVRTAAELNHPDAVILPGSKNVIGDLEYLRQAGIADKIGQLIQNGTELIGICGGFQMIGSVISDPHHLESSGKTMSGLGFLDVTTLMALEKTLTRAEGVHLASGLPVKGYEIHHGLTECTDTQPLIKHQQGHTDGAMSSNGQVWGTYFHGIFDADEFRRWFIDRLLVRKGLAPKCRICAVYDLEPAFDRLAEAVRASIRMKEIYRLMGL; from the coding sequence ATGACATCACGGAAACACGGCGGAAATCTCTTGGCTTTGTCCCGGGAATCGGGAATCCCGCAGGATAGCATCATCGATTTCTCGGCAAACATCAATCCTCTCGGATTTCCTGAATGGCTTAGAGGACTCGCGAGTTCAGTATTAGGGTCCATAGTGCATTACCCGGACCCGACCTGTTCCGATCTCATTGCTGCAGCCGCAGACCGTTATGAAATCAGCCCTGAAAACATCGTGGCGGGAAACGGTTCGACGGAAATTCTGCATCTGATTCCTCATGCAGTTGGTGCTCGAAGAGCCGTTATTGCTGTTCCCACCTATTCCGATTATGAAGAAGCCGCGAGAGCAGCCGGTTTGGACGTAGTGAAGCTCGTGTTGAAGGAATCGGAGGACTTTCGCCTCGATTGGAAGCACTTGCAATCGATGATACACGGTGGAGAAATCGTGTTCCTGTGCAGTCCCAATAATCCTACCGGGCTCCTTTTGGACCCTGAGAAACTCAGGACCTTCGTGAAGGAAAATCCTTCCACATTCTTTGTCGTGGACGAAGCTTTCGGGGACTTTGTGGAAGGGTTCCGCAGTCTGACACACGATCTGCCGCCCAACGTGGCCGTGCTCCTTTCGCTTACAAAAATCTATGCAATACCAGGAATACGGCTTGGATTGGCTGCTCTGGAATCGGGTCTTGCGGAAGCGATTCGTAGAATCCAGCCCACCTGGAGCGTGAATACCTTTGCGCTGGCAATCGGTCAGGCTGCTCTCCTGGATCGGGAATACAGGGAAAAGAGCAGATCTTTCGTGACCGACTGCAGACAGGCGCTTTATTCTGAACTCGCCTCCATACCGGGACTGCACGTATATCCCGGGACCGCAAACTTCCTGTTGATCAGGCTGGATACGAACCTGGATTCAGCAGAGTTGGGCCGAAAACTGCTCAAGCAGGGCATAGCAATTCGGGACTGCTCGAATTTTGATGGATTGGACAGCCGATTCTTCCGAGTCGCGGTGCGAACCCCGGAACAAAACGAGAAACTCGTTGCTGCACTGGGACAAATCATGGGACCGGGACAAAACGTTAAATCCCGAATCCGCAAAAAACCGGCTCTCATGTTTCAAGGAACAAGCTCCAATGCAGGAAAGAGCGTGCTCACCGCTGCATTGTGCAGAATTCTCCTCCAGGACGGGTTCAGAGTTGCCCCTTTCAAATCCCAGAATATGTCTCTCAACTCTTTCGTGACCCGAGCCGGCGGAGAAATGGGGCGCGCTCAGGTAGTCCAGGCCCAAGCTTGCAGGCTTGACCCGGATGTCCGCATGAATCCCATACTTCTCAAACCGAATACCGATACGGGTAGTCAAGTAATAGTAAATGGTAAGCCGGTGGGCAATATGGATGTGATGGAATACGTCCGGTACAAGCCTATTGCCTTCGAAAAAGCGAAAGAAGCTTACGATTCCCTTGCAGACGAATTTGACGTCATTGTTCTGGAAGGCGCCGGGAGCCCTGCAGAAGTGAATCTCAAACACCATGATATCGTAAATATGCAGATGGCGCGATATGCCGAGGCTCCGGTGATTCTCGTGGGCGACATCGACCGCGGTGGCGTTTTCGCATCATTCGTGGGCACCATGGAAGTGCTCAGTGAATGGGAACGAGCGCAGGTTGCCGGATTCCTTGTGAATCGATTCCGGGGCGATCCGGGACTTCTCCAGGATGCTCTGGATTATACGTACAAGCACACGGGACGCGAGACCTTCGGAATAGTTCCCTATTTCCACAATCTTGGACTGCCGGAAGAAGATTCGGTTACTTTCAAATCCATATCCCGTGTCGGTCCTGCAAATGTGCATGATTCGGTGGAAATAGCGGTCATTGATCTACCGCATATTTCGAATTTTACCGATTTCGATGCATTCCATCTCGAACCTGATGTGAAGGTGACTATCGTAAGAACTGCCGCGGAGCTCAACCATCCGGATGCAGTCATCCTTCCCGGAAGCAAAAATGTGATCGGCGATCTGGAGTATCTGCGTCAGGCCGGAATAGCGGACAAAATCGGACAGCTTATTCAGAACGGTACGGAACTGATCGGAATTTGTGGAGGATTCCAGATGATCGGATCGGTAATATCGGATCCTCATCACCTTGAGTCCTCCGGCAAAACCATGAGCGGCCTGGGCTTCCTGGATGTTACCACTTTGATGGCTTTGGAAAAAACCTTGACTCGCGCGGAAGGAGTTCATCTCGCTTCCGGCCTTCCTGTCAAAGGCTACGAAATTCACCATGGACTCACCGAATGCACCGATACGCAACCATTGATAAAGCATCAGCAAGGCCACACCGACGGTGCAATGTCTTCGAACGGACAGGTTTGGGGCACCTATTTTCATGGAATCTTCGATGCGGATGAATTCCGCAGATGGTTCATAGACAGGCTTCTCGTTCGAAAAGGGCTGGCGCCCAAATGCAGAATCTGTGCAGTGTACGATCTGGAGCCTGCATTCGATCGGCTTGCTGAGGCAGTGCGTGCGTCCATTCGCATGAAAGAAATTTACAGATTGATGGGACTGTAA
- the cbiB gene encoding adenosylcobinamide-phosphate synthase CbiB, protein MSLEYQIIIAIMLDLVFGDPRWLPHPVRVIGRFAELLEHPARSAIKDPRRAGIAVAAGTILFTGLVVWGLMSLAAQWHPFLGDLVSIYFLYAGIAARDMLAHSKAVYAAICSGSIPEARNRVGMICGRDTESLDEAGVIKATVESVAENMVDAVTAPLFYAVLGGPVGIMVYKAINTLDSTFGYKNEKYREFGWASAKIDDLANYLPARITGLLVPLAALVTKQKWLLSAWIFVRDRRKHPSPNSGHSEAAMAGALGIQLGGLSYYGGQPSQKPTLGDPIFPVKPVHIARANSLLLVTSGIALAFFLTTRSIVIHTIW, encoded by the coding sequence ATGTCGCTGGAATATCAAATAATTATCGCTATCATGCTTGATCTCGTCTTTGGAGATCCTCGATGGTTGCCCCATCCTGTAAGGGTTATCGGCCGGTTTGCCGAACTTTTGGAACACCCTGCTCGATCCGCCATAAAAGATCCAAGACGCGCCGGCATAGCTGTGGCTGCAGGAACCATTCTCTTTACCGGTCTTGTGGTTTGGGGATTAATGAGTCTTGCGGCACAGTGGCATCCATTTCTTGGAGATCTTGTCTCCATTTACTTTCTATATGCGGGAATAGCTGCCCGTGACATGTTGGCCCACAGTAAAGCCGTGTATGCAGCAATCTGTTCTGGGTCCATACCTGAGGCGAGAAACCGGGTGGGCATGATTTGCGGTCGCGATACGGAATCACTCGATGAAGCGGGGGTGATAAAGGCCACGGTGGAGAGTGTCGCGGAAAACATGGTGGATGCCGTAACGGCTCCCCTGTTCTATGCCGTATTGGGCGGTCCTGTCGGGATTATGGTGTACAAAGCTATAAATACGCTGGATTCCACATTCGGGTACAAAAACGAAAAGTATCGCGAATTCGGATGGGCGTCTGCAAAGATAGACGATTTGGCCAACTACCTGCCCGCGAGAATAACCGGTTTATTGGTTCCCCTCGCTGCCCTCGTAACAAAACAAAAGTGGTTGCTTTCAGCCTGGATTTTCGTACGGGACAGAAGAAAGCACCCGAGCCCTAATTCGGGACATTCTGAAGCAGCTATGGCAGGCGCTCTGGGAATACAGCTTGGCGGTTTGAGCTATTACGGCGGACAGCCTTCTCAGAAACCGACACTTGGCGATCCGATCTTTCCGGTGAAACCTGTTCATATAGCAAGAGCCAACAGCCTGTTGCTGGTCACGTCAGGGATTGCCCTGGCCTTTTTTCTTACAACGAGATCGATCGTTATCCACACGATCTGGTGA